The genomic window CTTGCCCACAGCCCACCCCAATTGCAGGAAGAACTGAGGAGTAATAACACCCTCTCCCACCAACCCACGAATACCGTCGGTACCAAAATATTTCCGTGCCATCGATTCACTCCAAATCAATTACTGTTTTTGTATTCCGTCACCATAATGCATGTGCATTAAAGCTTTTGTATTGTTGTTAATAGCGATAACACGTCATGGGTCTCGGCCACATCGTGCACTCTAATAATTTTTGCGCCATTTTGTGCGGCTATAAGGGCCAAAGCCAAACTACCTGCCAACCTGTCCTGCGGCTCTCGGCCTAGCAGGCGCCCAATCATAGACTTGCGGGACAACCCCGCCAGCACAGGGTAACCAGTAGTACAAAGGCTGGGCAGGGATTGTAACAGCTTCACATTATGTTCGTCTGTTTTGCCAAAACCAAAGCCGGGGTCGAGAATAATGTTTTCTTTTTTAACGCCTGCGGCAATTGCTGCTTGGGCGCGCTCAAGTAAATACGCTCTCACTTCGGCAACCACATCATCATAATGGGGCTGCGCCTGCATAGTACTAGGCTGCCCCTGCATATGCATAAGGCACACAGGCACACTTGCAGCTGCAGCCACCTCCAGCGCACCCGGCTTCGAGAGCGCCCGAACGTCATTCAATAGCCCTGCCCCTACGTCCACCGCCGCACGCATTAACGCCGGCGTGCTGGTATCCACTGAAATTACCGCATCTATGCGCGAGGCCAGCGCCTCAACGACTGGCAGCACCCTCGCCATTTCTTCTTCTTGAGTAACCTTGGCGGCACCGGGACGGGTTGATTCGCCCCCCACATCAATAATCGACGCGCCCGCGGCGACCATAGCTTCTGCCTCTTTGAGGGCATCGTCTAGAAGCAACTTACCCGACGAAACAAACCGCCCGCCATCAGAGAAAGAATCTGGCGTAACGTTAAGCACACCCATTATTTGCGGCGATGTTAAATCAGAAAGAAAGGAGGGAGAACGCATTGGTGGAACCTAAAAGAATAAAGACCAGCAGAGCTGGTCTTTGGAAGGACAATATATAAAACGTTTAGCTACAGATTAATGCTCGCTAGCAGGGCCGCCTAAGGACGAATCCGATGCTTTGGTTTTTTCCGCTGTGCTACCAGAGTCGGTTTCGCCAGCTGAAGCACCACCATCAGTCAAATCGTCACTCCAACTTTTGGGAGGACGTATCTTTCTGCGCGCCATTAAATCTGATACTTGGTCGGAATCTAAAGTCTCATACTCCATAAGCGCATCTTTCATGGCTTCTAGAATATCGCGATTCTCTTCAAGTATTTGTTCTGCTCGCTTGTAGCAAGCATCGGTAATATTTTTAACTTCTTCGTCGATCAAACGCGCGGTGTGCCCAGAAATCTTTTTAGAGCCAATACCGTCACTATCTCGAGCATCGTAATCTAGAGGGCCAAGCGTGTCTGACAAACCGTAGTTTACAACCATAGCGCGGGCAATTGCCGTGGCACCACGAATATCGCCGTATGCACCGGTAGATACCCCATCGGCGCCATAGATCATCTCTTCTGCAATTCTGCCGCCATATGCACAGGCGATATCGCCCATCATTTTGCGCTTGCTCTCACTAATACGATCGCCTTCCGGCAAGAAGTGCGTTACACCTAAAGCGCGACCGCGAGGAATAATAGTAACTTTGTGAATAGGGTCGTGCTCTGGCGACAAGTAGCCAACAATAGCGTGACCGGCTTCGTGATAAGCCGTGCTCTCTTTCTCTTGCTCGGTCATCACTAAAGTGCGACGCTCGGTACCCATAAGGATTTTATCGCGCGCATTTTCAAACTCTTCTTCGGTAACTAAGCGCTTATTGCCACGGGCAGCTAGCAAAGCGGCCTCGTTAACAAGGTTGGCCAAGTCGGCACCAGAGAACCCTGGCGTACCGCGCGCAATAATAGAAGCTTTAACTGCATCGCTAATGGGCACTTTACGCATATGCACTTTAAGAATTTGCTCCCGGCCTCGCACATCTGGCAAGCCAACGTTTACTTGGCGGTCGAAACGGCCTGGGCGAAGCAATGCTTTATCCAGTACATCTGAGCGGTTCGTTGCAGCAATAACAATTACACCTTCGTTACCTTCAAAACCGTCCATCTCTACTAGTAACTGGTTGAGCGTTTGCTCGCGCTCGTCGTGACCCCCACCATGACCACCGCCGCCACGATGGCGACCCACGGCATCGATCTCATCGATAAAGATAATACAAGGAGCCTGCTTTTTAGCCTGCTCAAACATGTCTCGCACGCGGGATGCACCCACACCAACGAACATTTCTACGAAATCTGAGCCCGAAATAGAGAAGAAAGGTACTTTCGCCTCACCCGCAATTGCTTTTGCGAGCAGCGTTTTACCTGTACCGGGAGGCCCAGACATTAAAACACCACGGGGGATTCGGCCACCTAAGCGCTGAAACTTGCTTGGATCGCGCAAATATTCCACCAACTCAGACACTTCTTCTTTGGCTTCATCTACGCCGGCTACATCTGCAAAGGTTGTTTTAACCTGATCTTCGCCAAGCAAACGCGCTTTACTTTTAGCAAAGCTCATAGGCCCGCCGCGACCACCGCTACCACCCTGCATTTGACGCATAAAGAATATGAACACAGCGATAAACAACAATACAGGTACGGTTGCCAGTAGCAAGTTCTCAAAGAACCCAGCCTCTTCTTTTTTCTCGGCCTTAAACGCTACGCCGTTTTCAACTAGCTCGCTGCGTAAATCCAAATCGATTGTTGGTAGCATTACCACTCTAAACGGCTGGTTGTTATACCCAACACCGCGAATAATGTTGCCCTCAAAAACCACTTCGCGCACATTACCTGCGCGCACTTCGGTAACGAAGTCTGAATAGGCCATTTCTTGCTGTACAGCCGGCTCATTAAAGTTTTTAAAGACCATAAACAGTACAGTGGCAATAACCAACCAAAGTACCAAATTCTTAGCCATATCGTTCAAGGATGTTTCTCCTTCGTTTATTCACGGTGCTGGCAAGCACCAATTCCCTAGCATTATTAATTAGCAATACTAAGAGTCTTACTTACTTTTTACATTACGGGCTAGCTATTCTATTAAGCCTAGCTTAACTCTCACTAACCTTTGTAACCTTTTGCGACAATATACACTTCGCGCGAGCGAGGCCTAGAGGCAGAAGGTTTTCTTACTAATACTTTCTGAAAACACTCGCGACAAGCTAGTACTAACTCATCAAAACCTTCACCTTGGAATACTTTACAGGCAAAACTGCCGCCAATTTTAAGGGTGGTTTTGGCCATATCCAGCGCTAACTCAACTAAATACATCGATTTTGGCTGATCAACATCGGCTATACCACTCATATTGGGGGCCATATCCGATATTACAAGATCTGCTTTCGCCTCCCCCAGTAATTCAAGCAACTGCTCAAGCACGGCTTCTTCGGTGAAGTCGCCCTGCACGAAATCAACGCCTGCAAGGGAATCCATTGGCAGAATATCAGAAGCGACTACTCTACCTCCATCGCCAACAATCTGCGCGGCCACCTGAGACCAGCCACCAGGGGCTGCACCTAAGTCAACCACGGTTTGACCAGACTTAATAAGCTTATCTTTGTCGTTTAGCTCAATAAGCTTATAGCTTGCGCGAGACCGGTAACCATCTTTCTGGGAATCTTTAACGTATTGATCGTTGAAGTGCTCTTGCAGCCAGCGGCCACTACTTTTAGAACGGGACATATATAAATGACTACAAAATAGACTATATTAAAGCCGTAAAACATGTTTACGGGTGTGCGCTAACGCAACAACGGGTACAATAGCGCGCTTTTACGGCTATGTTAACGCCTAAAGCGCCTTTTATGGGTGACTCAACGCGTTTTTCTCACATTTCAGGTTCACTTTATATGCCTCTTAGTACAGATCGCAAGAAACAATTTCGCTCAATTGCTCACGCACTTAACCCTATAGTAACAATCGCAGGTAACGGCCTTAACGATGGTGTTCGCGCCGAGCTTGAGCGCGCGCTAGACGACCATGAGCTTATCAAGATCAAAATTGCGATAGCAGACAGAGAAATAAGAAAAGAAGTGATCACAGAAATGTGCACCTCCTGCCGCGCAGAGATGGTTCAACAAATAGGCAAAGTCGCTGTTATTTACCGCGAATCAAAGCAACAGCCTGCACCGCGTAACTCTAACGTTCGCTAACGCCCCCCTGCGGCCTCGCCCTTAGCCATTTGCGGCTTAGGGCCTCCCCCCAAAACTATGCAAACAAATAGCAAGTCGCGAGCCCCATATTGAAATAGTGTGGCCAGCTAGCAATACTCACACTATGAAAAGCATTAAATTTAAAATCTGGCTCGCCTTTTTTATTACCCTTACCGTATGTATGGCTACCATGCTTGTGGTAACGCATACCACAATGAAAAAAGGGTTTTTGCGATACGTAAATATCGAAACCATCAACAAGCTAGATCTGCTCAAAAATGAAATAGCTGAAATTTACACCCGCACTGGGTCGCTAGAGCTATTTACCACCAAGCCGCACCTTTGGGACAAACTAAAATACAAAGCCTATAGCCCCTACTTAAAAATTCGCGCAGACCAACGACGTAACGACGGCCCACCAGCGCCCCCCAAAAGTAAAGAGTTGCCCCCCAAAGACAAACACGGTGTGGGCCGCCATCAACGCGAGTTTATGGAAAGGTTAATTTTGACCGATGAGAACAAAAATGTAATTTCTGGTCGCTACCGCAAAAACTCTGATTACAGCTGGTCGGCAATAAAAGCAGAAGACAAAATCATCGCCTACGTGGGTTATGTGGCCCCCTCAGAATTTTTGCGCGATGTAGATAAACACTTCTTGTATAACCAACTTCGCGCGCTCTCTAAAATTAGTATTTTCTTGGTGATCATCTCATTCATAACGGTGCTAATCATCTCCCACAAGCTGGTTAAGCCATTAGTTGCCCTATCGCGCAGTGCAAAGCAGCTAGCTGCCGGCGAGTACAACGTGCGCATACAACCTCAAACCTCCGACGAGGTTGGCGAGCTGTGCCACAACTTCAACGAGCTTGCCCACACCCTAGAGGCTAACGAACAATCTCGGCGCCAATGGGTAGCCGATATTAGCCACGAAATGCGCACACCATTAGCTGTAATCAAAGCGCAGATTGAATCAATGCAAGATGGTATCCGCCAGCCCTCCCAGGCCAACTTAGCCCTTTTAAAAGACAAAACAGATTCGCTAAATGCGCTGGTTAACGACCTCTACGAGCTTTCGCTTTCAGATTTGGGCGCGCTTACCTATAGCAAAGAGGTATTTAGTTTTAACCAACTGTTTGAGCACACGCAAGACGAAGTGGAAGTGCGCACCAATGGCAAAGAACTAACGCTTACCATCGAAAACAACTTAAACGAGCAGCATAAAATTTACGGCGACAGCAGCCGCTTAGCGCAGCTAATTAACAACTTGATTGAGAACAGCCTGCGCTACACAGATACCCCTGGCCAAATAAAAATATGGTCTGCTGAAACGCAGGGCAATCTTGAGTTCCACATTGAAGACAGCGCGCCAGGCGTTAACCCAGATCAGCTAGATAAAATTTTTGACAGGCTTTACCGCTTAGATTCTTCGCGCAACCGCGCTACAGGCGGCGCCGGCCTAGGCTTATCTATATGTAAAAACATCGTAGAGGCCCACAACGGCACTATTCGAGCACTGCAATCGAAGCTCGGAGGCATTCATATAATCATTTCACTGCCACGTTGGACGAGGTAACCCCATGACAGATTCAATTGCGCCTAGAGTGCTTATAGTAGAGGACGAGCCAGACCTCGCGCAGTTATTGAATGAATACATGCAAGCCGCGCAATATAGCACTACAGTTATAAATAACGGCACCGACGCAAACGACTGGCTACAAGCTAATGAAGTAGACATAGTACTGCTAGACCTAATGCTGCCCGGCATGAGCGGGCTAGACATTTGCCGCGACATACGCAAAGCGTCGGATGTACCGGTAATAATGATTACCGCTAAAGTAGAAGAAATAGATCGCCTAATAGGGTTAGAGCTTGGCGCCGACGACTACATCTGTAAGCCCTACAGCCCGAGAGAGGTGGTGGCCAGAACAAAGGCGGTGTTGCGACGCACACTTTCTGATACATCCAGCAGTGAAGATCAAAACCAAAGTGTGGTGCTGTGTGAAGAGCGCAGTAGTGTTATTGTACACAAACAAGAAATTGAGCTTACTCAAATCGAATACCGAATGTTTAAGCTATTATTTGAACAACCCGGACGAATATTTTCACGGCAGTTCATTATGGACAACATCTACACAGACTATCGTGTGGTAAGCGACCGAACTGTCGACAGCCACATAAAAAAATTAAGGAAGAAATTGCAAGCCGCCGCCCCAGAGCAAGACATCATTCGCTCGGTATATGGCGCGGGTTACAAATTCGAAAACCTGTAACGATGATAAAAAGCGCAATAAAAAAAGTAACAAGTAACATAATAATCAAAAGCACCCTAGCACTAGCCGTTGCAGTCACCCTGCTGCAAGGCTGCACAAGCTACGATGTTCCAGCAGGTAGCAGCCTGCAATTTAGAACAAAAATCACTAGCACTGCTTTAAAACACTTTGAAATTAAACTTCTGCGCAAAGACGGCAAAATCGGCTCTGGCGCCGAAAGTATTATTCCTCCCAGAAATCAACCCGCGACAGCGGCTAGATCTGGCCGCCAACTTAGCCAAACCGATAAGATTGAGCGTATTCTTGCAGTACAACTAGAAGAAAAGCTGAAAGAAACCGAATATTGCCGCACAGGCTTTTGGGTGATTGATAAATATTCCTATGGCGAAGAGCCCTACTTGCGCGGCGAATGCAATGAAACGGCCACTGCCGAAGATCGCAAGCAGTTTCCCGACACGCTCGCCAACTGGTAGCACATTCACCTTCCTTTTTTCGTCCATTTTCTTTGCACAGTGTATTGGGATACTAAACCTGTAGTAACCCTGTAGTACCCCTATAGCAACCCCATACCCACTGGAGAATAGATATGAAAAAATGGTTAATTGCCTTCACCCTAATCAGCGGCTTTTCTGGCATTGCACTAGCAGGCTCTGGCAACCACGAAGAAAAAGCCGACAAAATCATTTCAAAACTTGAGCTAGATGACGGCCGCGCTACAGAAGTTCGCGCAATTTTAGAAGCCACTCACACGGCTCGTAAAGCTCTACACGAAGAAATGCGCGAAAAGCAGCAAGCTTTACACGCCCAAGCTAAACAAGACTTAGCAACCGTACTTACTGAAGAAGAGCTCGCTAAGTTCGACGCCATAATGGAAAAGAAAAAAGATCGAATGAAAGACAAGAAGAAAGACAGAAAAGAGTGCAAAGACGATAAGTAAGTTCTTGAGGTTGGCAACAACTTAACACTTGCATTAAAAATGCAGACATAAAAAAAGCAGGCCTAGGCCTGCTTTTTTTCGCTTAAACAAAAATTAAATATGTTTTACTGAATCAATTTCATATTCAATTTCGCCACCGGGCGCACGCACAACGGCAACATCACCTTCCTCTTTACCAATTAGCGCACGCGCAATGGGAGAAGTCACTGATATTTTATTTAGCTTAATACTCGCTTCATCTTCACCCACAATAGTGTAAGTGATGGCTTCATCGGTTTCTACGTTAATTAAGTCAACGGTTGTACCGAAAATCACCTTACCTGAGTGTGGGATAGTCTTAACATCAATAACTTGCGCGTTAGAAAGCTTGGCTTCAATTTCTTGAATTCGCCCTTCGCAAAAACCCTGTTGCTCACGCGCCGCATGGTACTCGGCATTTTCTTTTAAGTCGCCGTGCTCACGCGCCTCTGCAATAGCTTGCACAATGCGTGGACGATCGACTTTTTTCAGCCTTTCCAACTCTTCGCGCAAAGCAAGTTCGCCTGCGACAGTCATTGGGTATTTAGTTAAGCTCATTTAATTATCCTTATATTACGCTTTTGCAAGTTTTGCAGTACGTACATGCAGTTCTTGCAGAGTGCGCACTTCGTGATTTTTACCAAATCGCAATGCCATACAAAGCGCATTAGCCGCTGCCAACGTTGTGGTGTAGTAAACATGATTATTTTCGGCGCTGCGACGAATAGACGCAGAATCTTTAATCGCTTTTTTGCCTTCGGTGGTATTAATTACCATAGCAACTTCGCGGTTTTTAATCATATCAACAATGTGTGGGCGACCTTCGCCTACCTTGTTAACCACTTTAACGCTTAAGCCGGCCGCCTCTAACGTTTTTGCGGTGCCGCGAGTAGCAACAACACTAAAGCCCATATCGGTAAGCTCTTTAGCAACTACCACTATGCCGTCTTTATCAAAGTCTCGCACACTAATAAATGCCGTACCAGATGTTGGTAAATCACCACCACTGCCAACCTGCGCCTTAGAGTAAGCTTCGGCGAAGGTATCACCTACACCCATAACTTCACCGGTAGATTTCATTTCTGGCCCAAGTATTGGGTCAACAGCAGGGAATTTATTGAACGGGAATACCGCTTCTTTCACGCTGTAGTAATCGGGCACGATTTCTTCGGTAAAGCCTAGCTCTTCTAACGTTTTGCCTGTTTGACAAAGCGCAGCAATTTTAGCAAGCGATACACCAATACACTTAGATACAAACGGTACAGTACGCGAACCACGAGGGTTAACTTCAATCACGTAAATACGACCGTCTTGATATGCAAGCTGCACGTTCATCAAACCAATAACGCCTAGCTCGCGCGCCATTTTGCGCACTTGCTCGCGCATTTCATCTTGCACATCTTCAGGTAGAGAGTACGGCGGCAATGAACATGCAGAGTCACCAGAGTGAACACCACATTGCTCAATGTGCTGCATAATTCCGCCAATAACAACGCGCTCGCCGTCAGACACTGCATCAATATCAACTTCAATTGCGTTATTTAAGAAGTGATCTAGCAATACAGGCGAATCTTCAGAAGCCTGCACCGCTTCGCGCATGTAAGTTCTTAATTCGTTTTCGGTGTATACAATTTCCATAGCGCGGCCACCCAATACATAAGATGGGCGTACAACTAATGGGTAACCAACGGTAGGTGCTATATGAATAGCCTCTTCTGTTGAGCGCACAATAGCATTAGGTGGTTGCAACAACTCTAATCGCTGAATCATTTGCTGGAAGCGCTCGCGATCTTCCGCGCGGTCGATAGCTTCTGGGCTGGTACCAATAATAGGTACACCTTCAGCTTCTAAGGCGTTAGCTAGCTTAAGTGGCGTTTGGCCACCAAACTGCACAATTACACCTTTTGGCTTTTCTCTATGAACAATTTCTAACACGTCTTCTAAGGTAACCGGCTCGAAATACAAGCGGTCGGAAGTGTCGTAATCGGTTGATACTGTCTCTGGGTTACAGTTAACCATAATGGCTTCGTAGCCCGCTTCACGCGACGCCAAAGCAGCGTGTACACAGCAGTAATCGAACTCAATACCCTGTCCAATACGGTTAGGCCCGCCACCAATAACCATGATTTTTTCACGGCTCGTAGGGTTAGATTCACACTCTTCATCGTACGTGGAATACATATACGCAGTAGAGGTTGAGAACTCTGCTGCACAGGTATCTACGCGCTTATACACAGGGTGCACGTCTAACTTATGACGATGCCCACGCAAGGTTTTTTCGGAAACACCTAACAGCTTACCTAAGCGCTTATCGGAAAAACCTTTGCGCTTAAGGTTGAACATAATGCGCTTATCAACATCTACCAACGGCATAGAAGAAAGCGCCGTTTCGGTGTCGATAATGTCTTTAATTTGCACCAAGAACCAAGGGTCAATAGCAGATTGCTCGTGCACTTCTTCTACGGTCATACCTGCGCGGAATGCGTCGGCCACATACCAAATACGCTCAGCACCCGGGGTAGAAAGGTCGCGACGAATAAGCTCTAACGCATTGTCGCCAGTCAAATCTACACGCGGTTCGAAACCAGCAGAACCAACTTCTAAGCCGCGCAATGCTTTTTGCAAAGACTCTTGGAAGTTGCGACCAATTGCCATTACCTCACCTACAGATTTCATCTGCGTGGTTAAGCGCGCATCGGCATCGCCGAATTTTTCGAAAGTAAAACGAGGGATTTTTGTTACAACGTAATCGATACTAGGTTCGAACGAAGCAGGAGTTGCGCCGCCGGTAATATCGTTTTGCAATTCATCTAGGGTGTAACCTACAGCGAGCTTGGCTGCAATTTTTGCAATTGGGAAGCCAGTAGCTTTAGAAGCAAGCGCGGAAGAGCGCGATACACGCGGGTTCATTTCAATTACAACTAAACGGCCATCTTCGGGGTTAACCGCGAACTGCACGTTGGAGCCACCCGTTTCAACACCAATTTCACGCAGCACCGCAATCGATGCGTTACGCATAATTTGATATTCTTTATCGGTAAGGGTTTGCGCTGGCGCAACCGTAATAGAGTCACCGGTATGCACGCCCATTGGGTCAAAGTTTTCGATGGAGCAAATAATAATGCAGTTGTCGTTTTTATCGCGAACAACTTCCATTTCGTATTCTTTCCAACCCAACAACGATTCATCAATAAGCAATTCGTTGGTTGGCGATAAATCTAAACCGCGCGTACAAATTTCTTCGAATTCTTCCCAGTTGTAGGCAATACCACCACCGGAACCACCCATAGTAAACGACGGGCGAATAATACATGGGAAACCAAATTCTTTAGGTACTTGGTTTGCTTCTTCCATGGTGTGTACAATTTTAGCTCGCGCACACTCCAAACCAATTTTCTTCATGGCTTGGTCAAAACGGTTACGGTCTTCTGCTTTATCAATTGCGTCTTCGGTTGCGCCAATTAGCTCAACACCAAACTCTTCAAGCACACCGTGTTTGTGCAATGCCAAAGCACAATTCAGCGCAGTTTGGCCACCCATAGTAGGTAGTACCGCGTCGGGGCGCTCTTTCTCAATAATTTTTGCTACCGTTTCCCAAGTAATTGGCTCGATATAAGTTGCATCGGCCATGGAGGGGTCGGTCATAATGGTGGCGGGGTTAGAGTTAACCAAAATAACTCGGTAGCCCTCTTCGCGTAGTGCTTTACAAGCTTGCGCACCGGAATAGTCAAACTCACAGGCCTGTCCAATTACGATTGGGCCAGCACCAATAATCAAAATACTTTTAATGTCTGTACGTTTTGGCATGTTTACTCCGCAGAATGCGAGACGTTAATGTTAAACACCCGAAGGCGTGCGACGAATGCGTAATAAAATTACATCTCGCTTTTTGCTTCATTCATCAAATCAATAAAATGGTCAAACAGTTCGGCAGCATCATGCGGGCCAGGGCTTGCTTCTGGGTGCCCTTGGAAGCTGAATGCGCGCTTGTCTGTGCGTTCAATACCCTGCAGCGAGCCATCAAACAATGACTTATGGGTAGCAACTATATTGCTAGGCAACGATGCTTCATCCGCAGCAAAACCGTGGTTCTGACTGGTGATCATTACCTTGCCCGTTTTTAAATCTTGCACAGGGTGGTTCGCGCCGTGGTGGCCAAATTTCATTTTTACTGTTTTTGCGCCACTCGCCAACGCCAACAACTGGTGGCCAAGGCAAATACCAAATAGAGGAATATTTTTATCTAGCAGCGTTTTAATTGCTTCAATAGCGTAGTCGCATGGCTCGGGGTCGCCTGGGCCATTAGAAAGGAACACACCATCAGGGTTCATGGCTAGTACATCGGCAGCCGGTGTTTGCGCAGGCACAACGGTAAGCTCACAACCGCGATCTACCAACATACGCAGAATATTGGCTTTAGCACCAAAATCGTATGCCACTACTTTAAAGCGATCGCCTTCTGGCAAACCGCCAAAGCCTTTGCCTAGCTGCCAAGAGCCGGCAGTCCAAGGGTAAGCCTTTTCGGTAGACACAACTTTTGCTAAATCCATGCCCTGCAAACCGGCAAACGCTTTAGCTTTAGCAAGTGCAATGTCTTCGTCCACTTCGCCAGCCATAATACAACCGCTTTGAGCACCTTTATCGCGAAGAATTCGCGTTAAACGGCGTGTGTCTATGTCGGCTATACCTACGATATTTTTAGACTTCAAAAAGTCTTCTAGGGTTTGCTCGCTGCGGAAATTACTCGATACCATTGTCATATCACGAATAACTAAACCAGACGCCCAGACATTACTGCACTCGTCGTCTTCGGAAGTTGTGCCCGTGTTACCGATATGAGGGTATGTAAGAGTCACGATTTGCTTCGCATAGGAAGGATCGGTGAGAATTTCCTGGTAACCCGTCATTGCAGTGTTAAACACCACTTCACCAACAGAATCGCCATCAGCGCCTATCGCTGTACCACGAAAAACACTACCGTCCGCCAAAACCAGAATGGCAGGCCGTAATGCCACGTTTAACAAATGCCCACTCGTCAAATGAAAATCCTCCGCGATAGAGTGTTGCGCTAAAGCAACGTTGCTGTAATTTTAGGTCGTACGAAACAGCCGCGCTTAACGCACGGTGCCATTTTGGGTGGCGAGGTATTCGAACGGCTACTTGCAAAAAAGCGAGGAGAAGACAGCTTCACCTCGCTTTTGCTAATTCTTGAGCCCGCTAGCCCTAAGGTTTTACTGGTAGCGCGCATAAGGCATGAGCCAAATTTGCGAGGCAGTTACAACCGATTTAAGGAGTCTAGTAGGGTATGGCGGCATGCACCAAATCTGAGGCGGAATTGTACGGGAAAAGCGTTGGCAGGTCTATGGATAAAAGAGAGGTTTAAGGCGACAGTTTACAGAGGGCAGCTTTGGTGGAGAGTTTACTGAGAGATTAGCTACCGGAAAGTAAAGAATGCGGCTGCTTAATGCAGCCGCCACGGTAATTACTTTAGGCCTAGCACATCTTGCATGTCGTAGATTTTGGGTTCTTTCTCAACCAACCAGGTAGCGGCACGCACAGCGCCTCTGGCGAAAGACAGGCGACTCGACGCCTTATGGGTAATCTCCACTCGCTCTCCTTCACACATAAACGACACAGTGTGGTCTCCAACCACGTCACCACCGCGCACAGTGGCAAAGCCGATGGTATTGCGATCGCGGGCGCCGGTTTGCCCTTCCCTACCGTAAACCGCCACTTCGTTTAAATCGCGGTTTACCGCATTGGCCAATACTTCACCCATGCGCAATGCAGTACCAGACGGGGCGTCTACCTTGTGGCGATGATGCGCCTCGTATACTTCGATGTCTGCATCATTACCCATTACACGAGCGGCAATATCCAACAATTTAAAGCACAAATTTACACCCGTACTAAAGTTGGACGCCACACAGGTAGGTACTGTACTTGCGTCGGCTTCGAAAGCAGCTTTTTCTGCTGGGCTAAACCCTGTGGTACCAACAACCATAGGTTTGTTATGTGCTTTACATACACTGGCATTGGCTACGGTAGCCG from Saccharophagus degradans 2-40 includes these protein-coding regions:
- the folP gene encoding dihydropteroate synthase — translated: MRSPSFLSDLTSPQIMGVLNVTPDSFSDGGRFVSSGKLLLDDALKEAEAMVAAGASIIDVGGESTRPGAAKVTQEEEMARVLPVVEALASRIDAVISVDTSTPALMRAAVDVGAGLLNDVRALSKPGALEVAAAASVPVCLMHMQGQPSTMQAQPHYDDVVAEVRAYLLERAQAAIAAGVKKENIILDPGFGFGKTDEHNVKLLQSLPSLCTTGYPVLAGLSRKSMIGRLLGREPQDRLAGSLALALIAAQNGAKIIRVHDVAETHDVLSLLTTIQKL
- the ftsH gene encoding ATP-dependent zinc metalloprotease FtsH; amino-acid sequence: MAKNLVLWLVIATVLFMVFKNFNEPAVQQEMAYSDFVTEVRAGNVREVVFEGNIIRGVGYNNQPFRVVMLPTIDLDLRSELVENGVAFKAEKKEEAGFFENLLLATVPVLLFIAVFIFFMRQMQGGSGGRGGPMSFAKSKARLLGEDQVKTTFADVAGVDEAKEEVSELVEYLRDPSKFQRLGGRIPRGVLMSGPPGTGKTLLAKAIAGEAKVPFFSISGSDFVEMFVGVGASRVRDMFEQAKKQAPCIIFIDEIDAVGRHRGGGGHGGGHDEREQTLNQLLVEMDGFEGNEGVIVIAATNRSDVLDKALLRPGRFDRQVNVGLPDVRGREQILKVHMRKVPISDAVKASIIARGTPGFSGADLANLVNEAALLAARGNKRLVTEEEFENARDKILMGTERRTLVMTEQEKESTAYHEAGHAIVGYLSPEHDPIHKVTIIPRGRALGVTHFLPEGDRISESKRKMMGDIACAYGGRIAEEMIYGADGVSTGAYGDIRGATAIARAMVVNYGLSDTLGPLDYDARDSDGIGSKKISGHTARLIDEEVKNITDACYKRAEQILEENRDILEAMKDALMEYETLDSDQVSDLMARRKIRPPKSWSDDLTDGGASAGETDSGSTAEKTKASDSSLGGPASEH
- the rlmE gene encoding 23S rRNA (uridine(2552)-2'-O)-methyltransferase RlmE; its protein translation is MSRSKSSGRWLQEHFNDQYVKDSQKDGYRSRASYKLIELNDKDKLIKSGQTVVDLGAAPGGWSQVAAQIVGDGGRVVASDILPMDSLAGVDFVQGDFTEEAVLEQLLELLGEAKADLVISDMAPNMSGIADVDQPKSMYLVELALDMAKTTLKIGGSFACKVFQGEGFDELVLACRECFQKVLVRKPSASRPRSREVYIVAKGYKG
- the yhbY gene encoding ribosome assembly RNA-binding protein YhbY, encoding MPLSTDRKKQFRSIAHALNPIVTIAGNGLNDGVRAELERALDDHELIKIKIAIADREIRKEVITEMCTSCRAEMVQQIGKVAVIYRESKQQPAPRNSNVR
- a CDS encoding ATP-binding protein, producing the protein MKSIKFKIWLAFFITLTVCMATMLVVTHTTMKKGFLRYVNIETINKLDLLKNEIAEIYTRTGSLELFTTKPHLWDKLKYKAYSPYLKIRADQRRNDGPPAPPKSKELPPKDKHGVGRHQREFMERLILTDENKNVISGRYRKNSDYSWSAIKAEDKIIAYVGYVAPSEFLRDVDKHFLYNQLRALSKISIFLVIISFITVLIISHKLVKPLVALSRSAKQLAAGEYNVRIQPQTSDEVGELCHNFNELAHTLEANEQSRRQWVADISHEMRTPLAVIKAQIESMQDGIRQPSQANLALLKDKTDSLNALVNDLYELSLSDLGALTYSKEVFSFNQLFEHTQDEVEVRTNGKELTLTIENNLNEQHKIYGDSSRLAQLINNLIENSLRYTDTPGQIKIWSAETQGNLEFHIEDSAPGVNPDQLDKIFDRLYRLDSSRNRATGGAGLGLSICKNIVEAHNGTIRALQSKLGGIHIIISLPRWTR
- a CDS encoding response regulator, coding for MTDSIAPRVLIVEDEPDLAQLLNEYMQAAQYSTTVINNGTDANDWLQANEVDIVLLDLMLPGMSGLDICRDIRKASDVPVIMITAKVEEIDRLIGLELGADDYICKPYSPREVVARTKAVLRRTLSDTSSSEDQNQSVVLCEERSSVIVHKQEIELTQIEYRMFKLLFEQPGRIFSRQFIMDNIYTDYRVVSDRTVDSHIKKLRKKLQAAAPEQDIIRSVYGAGYKFENL
- the greA gene encoding transcription elongation factor GreA: MSLTKYPMTVAGELALREELERLKKVDRPRIVQAIAEAREHGDLKENAEYHAAREQQGFCEGRIQEIEAKLSNAQVIDVKTIPHSGKVIFGTTVDLINVETDEAITYTIVGEDEASIKLNKISVTSPIARALIGKEEGDVAVVRAPGGEIEYEIDSVKHI